The following are encoded in a window of Alphaproteobacteria bacterium genomic DNA:
- a CDS encoding DUF3473 domain-containing protein, translated as MTHAMSIDVEDWYHSLDPDPANWPAYDHRILASTRKMLDIFERTGTRATFFVLGPVAEREPGLIAEIHRAGHEIASHGSEHRMVYAQSPTEFEADVRRSVAALEAATGVAPRGYRAPCFSITKRSLWALEILKALGFSYDSSIHPVHNPRYGIARAPRLPHLAAPGLIEVPISTFPLGSLNLPCAGGVYFRTLPWLLLERMFRRLEGRGERIVFYFHPWELDPGQPRIAAPWPLRLRHYHALAGSAAKFERLCRTFRFGTISEAVGA; from the coding sequence ATCACCCACGCCATGTCGATCGACGTCGAGGACTGGTATCACAGCCTCGATCCCGATCCCGCGAACTGGCCGGCCTACGACCACCGCATCCTTGCCTCGACCCGCAAAATGCTCGACATTTTCGAGCGCACCGGCACACGGGCGACCTTCTTCGTGCTCGGCCCGGTCGCCGAGCGCGAGCCCGGCCTGATCGCCGAAATCCACCGCGCCGGCCACGAAATAGCCAGCCACGGCAGCGAGCACCGCATGGTCTATGCCCAGAGCCCGACCGAGTTCGAGGCGGACGTGCGCCGTTCGGTCGCGGCGCTTGAGGCGGCCACCGGGGTGGCCCCGCGCGGCTATCGGGCGCCCTGCTTCTCGATCACCAAGCGGTCGCTTTGGGCGCTCGAGATACTCAAGGCGCTCGGCTTCAGCTACGATTCCAGCATCCACCCGGTCCACAATCCGCGCTACGGCATCGCCCGCGCGCCGCGGCTGCCGCATCTCGCCGCGCCGGGTCTGATCGAGGTGCCGATCTCGACCTTCCCGCTCGGATCGCTCAACCTGCCCTGCGCCGGGGGAGTCTATTTTCGCACCTTGCCCTGGTTGCTGCTCGAGCGGATGTTCCGCCGGCTGGAGGGGCGCGGGGAGCGGATCGTCTTCTATTTCCACCCGTGGGAGCTCGATCCCGGGCAACCGCGGATCGCCGCGCCCTGGCCGCTCAGGCTCCGCCACTATCATGCACTCGCCGGCTCGGCGGCAAAGTTCGAGCGGCTCTGCCGGACGTTCCGCTTCGGAACCATCTCGGAGGCGGTGGGCGCATGA
- a CDS encoding UdgX family uracil-DNA binding protein (This protein belongs to the uracil DNA glycosylase superfamily, members of which act in excision repair of DNA. However, it belongs more specifically to UdgX branch, whose founding member was found to bind uracil in DNA (where it does not belong), without cleaving it, appears to promote DNA repair by a pathway involving RecA, rather than base excision.), which produces MVLAPPRRSRAAPLRALVPLGGLCPFGLANPVPASPALRSAISIRHSARGSLDASVEVMPQRPFGLVGARRCRLPNEAGRMRSPPEAGGWAAGGLRSRPGASLSIGNRSGIGVTIRDSPGSAGRKPDAAALDPTMAGSNTMKAWEALRDEASGCTRCDLYKCGTQTVFGEGALDARIMFVGEQPGDQEDLAGRPFVGPAGQLFDKAIEEAGIDRKRTYVTNAVKHFKFVRRGKRRIHDKPNGGEIAACRWWLEQELALIRPPLTVALGATAARSLFGKVVTISALRGRGHALAEGGEAWVTVHPSFLLRVRDDREAHYQRFVEDLRRIGERAARA; this is translated from the coding sequence ATGGTTCTCGCTCCTCCTCGCCGAAGCCGAGCCGCCCCGCTTCGCGCCTTAGTTCCGCTCGGCGGTCTCTGCCCGTTCGGCCTTGCCAATCCGGTGCCGGCCTCCCCGGCGCTTCGCAGCGCGATTTCGATCCGGCATTCGGCCCGCGGATCGCTCGACGCATCGGTGGAGGTCATGCCGCAACGCCCGTTCGGCCTCGTCGGCGCGCGCCGATGCCGGCTTCCGAACGAGGCGGGCCGGATGAGAAGCCCTCCAGAAGCCGGGGGATGGGCTGCTGGAGGGCTCCGTTCTCGCCCCGGCGCGTCTCTCTCAATCGGCAACCGGTCTGGCATAGGCGTAACGATCCGCGATTCGCCCGGTTCCGCCGGGAGAAAGCCGGACGCCGCTGCGTTGGACCCGACGATGGCAGGATCGAATACCATGAAGGCGTGGGAGGCGCTTCGCGACGAGGCGAGCGGCTGTACGCGCTGCGATCTCTACAAATGCGGAACGCAAACCGTGTTCGGCGAGGGGGCGCTCGACGCTCGGATCATGTTCGTCGGCGAGCAGCCGGGCGACCAGGAGGATTTGGCGGGCCGGCCCTTCGTCGGGCCCGCGGGGCAGCTGTTCGACAAGGCGATCGAAGAGGCCGGGATCGACCGCAAGCGGACCTACGTCACCAACGCGGTCAAGCATTTCAAGTTCGTTCGGCGCGGCAAGCGGCGGATCCACGACAAGCCGAACGGCGGCGAGATCGCCGCCTGCCGCTGGTGGCTGGAGCAGGAGCTGGCGCTGATCCGCCCGCCGCTCACGGTCGCTCTCGGCGCCACCGCGGCGCGCTCGCTTTTCGGCAAGGTGGTGACGATCTCGGCGCTGCGCGGGCGCGGCCATGCCCTGGCCGAAGGCGGCGAGGCCTGGGTCACCGTCCATCCCAGCTTTCTGCTTCGCGTTCGGGACGACCGGGAGGCGCATTACCAGCGCTTCGTCGAGGATCTGCGCCGGATCGGAGAGCGGGCCGCGCGGGCTTAG
- a CDS encoding NADP-dependent oxidoreductase, translating into MSNRAWHLMSRPQGMPTMDEFALKEAPLPELQDGWIRVENKWLSVDPYMRGRMNDVKSYVPPFQIGEPMQGGAVGKVAESRSPNFSVGDTVFHMAGWREQAAGPAEAFNKAPPLPVEDHQWLGNLGLTGGTAYFGLLRAASAKEGDTVFVSAAAGAVGSAVVQIAKAKGMTVIGAAGGAEKCEWVRSLGADAALDYKSGPIVKLLMEAAPKGIDVYFDNVGGDHLDAAFAAARQNARFAICGMIENYNAGAPMSFRYIMRVIAARIRVQGFIYTDYLSEMGEFYREMGGWIANGQVTSRETIHDGIEAMPEAFLGLFSGGNMGKMLVRL; encoded by the coding sequence ATGAGCAACCGCGCCTGGCACCTGATGTCGCGCCCGCAGGGCATGCCCACGATGGACGAATTCGCCCTCAAGGAGGCCCCGCTTCCGGAGCTTCAGGACGGCTGGATCCGGGTCGAGAACAAGTGGCTTTCGGTCGATCCCTACATGCGCGGGCGGATGAACGACGTGAAGAGCTACGTCCCGCCCTTCCAGATCGGCGAGCCGATGCAGGGCGGCGCGGTCGGGAAGGTGGCCGAGAGCCGCTCGCCCAATTTCAGCGTCGGCGACACCGTCTTCCACATGGCCGGCTGGCGCGAGCAGGCGGCGGGGCCCGCCGAGGCGTTCAACAAGGCGCCGCCGCTGCCGGTCGAGGACCATCAGTGGCTCGGCAATCTCGGCCTGACCGGCGGCACCGCCTATTTCGGCCTGCTCCGGGCGGCGAGCGCCAAGGAGGGCGACACGGTGTTCGTCTCCGCGGCGGCGGGAGCGGTCGGCTCCGCCGTGGTCCAGATCGCCAAGGCTAAAGGGATGACAGTGATCGGCGCTGCGGGCGGCGCGGAGAAGTGCGAATGGGTGCGCTCGCTCGGCGCGGACGCCGCGCTCGACTACAAATCCGGGCCGATCGTGAAGCTGCTCATGGAAGCCGCGCCCAAGGGCATCGACGTTTATTTCGACAATGTCGGCGGCGATCATCTCGACGCCGCCTTCGCCGCCGCGCGGCAGAATGCGCGCTTCGCGATCTGCGGGATGATCGAGAATTACAATGCCGGGGCGCCGATGAGCTTTCGCTACATCATGCGCGTGATCGCGGCCCGGATCCGCGTTCAGGGCTTCATCTACACCGACTATCTCTCGGAAATGGGCGAGTTCTACCGCGAGATGGGCGGCTGGATCGCGAACGGACAGGTGACCTCGCGCGAAACGATCCACGACGGCATCGAAGCCATGCCCGAGGCCTTTCTCGGCCTGTTCAGCGGCGGCAACATGGGCAAGATGCTGGTGCGTCTCTAG
- a CDS encoding radical SAM protein translates to MLELLKHVPPLVLEHRLTELTYFTTDICNMKCRHCFVNDALNRKQPHLSVEEISRMSAHIPAMQRVHLGGGEPFTRADLGELAVRVSNEWRAGVVCVPTNGWFTDRILAGMTHFGEHGRGNLRLHFSINSADPVEMDRFTQLEGSFARWRRSIDAALNLSVRFPQITVVALATFNEHNQHNFETLIDFLHDDVGVEDFSFQLVRTHGDYAPALDIARFREMNAYYFRRWNRQNPVLASFREATRERSADYFQAPRYVKRCTSGKIRVVMSPAGDVYPCEKLGYPNLGKMGAWRMGNVRDFDYDVNALVRSPKARALYRRIVDGHCHCDHNIDQSLSLLSTGAFRGRVLKRAAQRLAAGEPAA, encoded by the coding sequence ATGCTTGAGCTGCTGAAGCACGTGCCGCCGCTGGTGCTGGAGCACCGGCTGACCGAGCTGACCTATTTCACCACCGACATCTGCAACATGAAGTGCAGGCACTGCTTCGTGAACGACGCGCTGAATCGAAAGCAGCCCCATCTCAGCGTCGAGGAAATCAGCCGGATGTCGGCGCATATCCCGGCGATGCAGCGAGTCCATCTCGGCGGCGGCGAACCTTTCACCCGCGCCGACCTCGGTGAGCTGGCGGTGCGCGTCTCCAACGAATGGCGCGCAGGCGTCGTCTGCGTGCCGACCAACGGCTGGTTCACCGACCGCATTCTGGCGGGCATGACGCATTTCGGCGAGCATGGCCGCGGCAATCTGCGCCTCCATTTCTCGATCAACTCGGCCGATCCGGTAGAGATGGATCGCTTCACCCAGCTCGAGGGCAGCTTCGCGCGCTGGCGGCGCTCGATCGACGCGGCGCTGAACCTTTCCGTTCGTTTCCCGCAGATCACCGTGGTCGCGCTCGCCACGTTCAACGAGCACAACCAGCACAATTTCGAGACGCTGATCGATTTCCTCCACGACGATGTCGGGGTCGAGGATTTCAGCTTCCAGCTGGTCCGCACCCATGGCGATTACGCTCCCGCGCTCGACATCGCGCGCTTCCGCGAGATGAACGCTTATTACTTCCGACGCTGGAACCGGCAGAATCCGGTCCTCGCCAGCTTCCGCGAGGCGACGCGCGAGCGCAGCGCCGACTATTTCCAGGCGCCGCGCTACGTGAAGCGCTGCACCTCGGGCAAGATCCGCGTCGTCATGTCGCCCGCCGGCGACGTCTATCCGTGCGAGAAGCTCGGCTATCCCAATCTCGGCAAGATGGGCGCCTGGCGGATGGGCAATGTGCGCGATTTCGATTACGATGTGAACGCGCTGGTCCGCAGCCCCAAGGCGCGCGCTCTCTATCGCCGGATCGTCGACGGCCATTGTCACTGCGACCACAATATCGATCAGAGCCTCAGCCTGCTTTCGACCGGCGCCTTCCGCGGCCGCGTGCTGAAGCGCGCGGCTCAGCGGCTGGCGGCGGGAGAGCCGGCGGCATGA
- a CDS encoding histidine triad nucleotide-binding protein yields the protein MPIDATLPYDESNIFARILRREIPAKRVYEDEFALAFHDINPHAPVHILVIPKGPYVSWDDFSERGSEAEIAGFVRAVGKVARDSGLVAPGYRLLANVGPHSGQEVPHLHVHLFGGRGLGPMLAR from the coding sequence ATGCCGATCGACGCCACCTTGCCCTATGACGAGAGCAACATCTTCGCCCGAATCCTGCGCCGGGAGATTCCGGCGAAGAGGGTCTACGAGGACGAATTCGCGCTCGCCTTCCACGACATCAATCCTCATGCGCCGGTCCACATCCTCGTCATCCCCAAGGGCCCCTACGTCTCGTGGGACGATTTCTCCGAGCGCGGCAGCGAGGCGGAGATCGCGGGCTTCGTCCGCGCCGTCGGAAAGGTCGCCCGCGACTCCGGGCTGGTCGCGCCGGGCTACCGGCTGCTGGCCAATGTCGGCCCGCATTCGGGCCAGGAAGTGCCCCACCTTCACGTCCATCTCTTCGGTGGGCGGGGACTGGGGCCGATGCTCGCGCGGTGA
- the egtD gene encoding L-histidine N(alpha)-methyltransferase, translating into MTPDPAFRADVLAGLAAPVPAVPARWLYDRRGSELFEQITRLAEYYPTRTETAMLERHSADFARLSAKGAAVVEFGSGSSAKTPILLRAIRPAAYVPIDISGDFLRESADALAAEFPAIAVHPVEADFTKPLTLPPQIAGLPRLGFFPGSTIGNFVARSAVDLLRAMKETLGDGARLLIGMDRIKDVDILLRAYDDPAGVTAAFNLNLLHRINAELGGDIPVDAFRHRAIWNDPLSRIEMHLEAVCEVSFTVAGQPFSFAQGATIHTENSHKYGHRDSRLMLRAAGWGVIEEWVDEKEWFSLLLAEAEPPRFAP; encoded by the coding sequence GTGACTCCTGATCCCGCGTTCAGGGCCGACGTGCTGGCCGGGCTCGCGGCGCCGGTTCCGGCGGTGCCCGCGCGCTGGCTCTACGACCGTCGCGGGTCGGAATTGTTCGAGCAGATCACCCGGCTCGCGGAATATTATCCCACCCGGACCGAAACGGCGATGCTGGAGCGGCACAGTGCCGACTTCGCCCGCCTCTCGGCCAAGGGCGCGGCGGTGGTCGAGTTCGGCTCGGGCTCCTCGGCCAAGACTCCCATCCTGCTCCGCGCGATCCGGCCCGCGGCCTATGTGCCGATCGACATCAGTGGCGATTTCCTGCGCGAATCCGCCGACGCGCTCGCCGCCGAATTTCCAGCGATCGCGGTCCACCCGGTCGAGGCCGATTTCACCAAGCCCCTGACGCTTCCGCCGCAGATCGCCGGCTTGCCGCGCCTCGGCTTCTTCCCGGGATCGACGATCGGCAATTTCGTCGCCCGAAGCGCGGTCGATCTCCTTCGGGCGATGAAGGAGACGCTGGGTGACGGCGCGCGCCTGCTGATCGGCATGGACCGGATCAAGGATGTCGACATATTGCTTCGCGCCTATGATGACCCGGCGGGCGTGACTGCGGCGTTCAACCTCAACCTGCTTCACCGGATCAATGCGGAACTCGGCGGCGACATACCGGTCGACGCCTTCCGCCACCGCGCGATATGGAACGATCCGCTGAGCCGGATCGAGATGCACCTCGAGGCGGTGTGCGAGGTTTCCTTCACGGTCGCCGGGCAGCCTTTCTCGTTCGCGCAAGGCGCCACGATCCACACCGAGAACAGCCACAAATACGGCCATCGCGACAGCCGCCTGATGCTCCGCGCCGCCGGCTGGGGCGTGATCGAGGAGTGGGTTGACGAAAAAGAATGGTTCTCGCTCCTCCTCGCCGAAGCCGAGCCGCCCCGCTTCGCGCCTTAG
- a CDS encoding glycosyltransferase family 2 protein, which translates to MLNPPPSVAGLAPPPDAARAQSGAAGVSVFVLTRDEEVNIARCLESVRWCDDVVILDSLSRDRTVAIASAFPNVRVFERRFDDFSGQRNHGLHQLGFRHSWVLVVDADEVVEPQLAVEVTEIARRGAAVAADVFLVRRKVFMDGRWVRRNITSDFWIARLMRPGKVRYEGAVHERLRFDGRSGRLQAALEHHQFSKGVDDWLARRLRYARLEAEARAAGLYPRGRAGDLLSRDPLARRAALKALYTRLPARWLVYLVYNLLFKLAFLGGRDSLRYILLEAHSQRFAARRPGAAVEGRANA; encoded by the coding sequence ATGCTGAACCCGCCGCCGAGTGTTGCAGGTCTCGCGCCGCCGCCGGACGCGGCGCGGGCGCAGTCCGGCGCCGCCGGCGTCTCCGTCTTCGTCCTGACCCGCGATGAAGAGGTCAACATCGCTCGCTGCCTCGAATCGGTGCGCTGGTGCGACGACGTGGTCATACTCGATTCGCTGAGCCGGGACCGAACGGTCGCGATCGCCAGTGCTTTTCCCAACGTGCGAGTGTTCGAGCGGCGGTTCGACGATTTCAGCGGCCAGCGAAACCATGGGCTGCACCAGCTCGGCTTCCGCCATTCCTGGGTGCTGGTGGTCGACGCGGACGAGGTGGTCGAGCCACAGCTGGCGGTCGAGGTAACTGAGATCGCCCGGCGCGGCGCGGCAGTCGCCGCCGACGTCTTCCTCGTCCGGCGCAAGGTGTTCATGGATGGGCGCTGGGTGCGGCGCAACATCACGAGCGACTTCTGGATCGCCCGCCTGATGCGGCCCGGCAAGGTCCGCTACGAGGGCGCGGTCCACGAGCGGCTCCGCTTCGACGGCCGATCGGGGCGACTGCAGGCTGCGCTCGAGCATCATCAGTTCAGCAAGGGCGTGGACGATTGGCTGGCGCGCCGCCTCCGCTACGCCCGGCTGGAGGCGGAGGCGCGCGCCGCCGGCCTCTATCCGCGCGGCCGCGCCGGCGATCTGCTCAGCCGCGATCCGCTCGCGCGGCGCGCCGCGCTCAAGGCGCTCTACACCCGCCTGCCCGCGCGCTGGCTCGTCTATCTGGTCTATAATCTGCTGTTCAAGCTCGCCTTCCTCGGGGGCAGGGACAGCTTGCGCTATATCCTGCTCGAGGCGCACAGCCAGCGCTTCGCCGCCCGCCGTCCGGGAGCGGCGGTGGAGGGCCGGGCCAATGCTTGA
- a CDS encoding methyltransferase domain-containing protein — translation MNSPELMARLFDAKAADFDGIYSRRKNAARRAWDRLTRRNIHDRLAFALDRLEPVAGKAILDAGCGSGRYCVELARRGAARIVGLDLSPRMLAMARTLADAAAVGGRCDFVEGDVLSFAPAEGFDAVVAMGFFDYVEAQEEMLRRLAALSRGPIVASFPCLWAWRIPARWLWWKRKGWAITLSTRRQVLALCAASGLDVVELKREGPLYLLVATPADEGLPTAN, via the coding sequence ATGAACTCGCCCGAACTGATGGCCCGCCTGTTCGATGCCAAAGCGGCGGATTTCGACGGCATCTATTCGCGCCGCAAGAATGCTGCGCGCCGCGCCTGGGATCGACTTACCCGGCGCAATATCCACGATCGGCTCGCCTTCGCGCTCGACCGGCTGGAGCCGGTCGCGGGCAAGGCGATCCTCGACGCAGGCTGCGGCTCGGGCCGCTATTGCGTCGAACTGGCGCGGCGCGGCGCTGCGCGGATCGTCGGGCTCGATCTCTCTCCCCGGATGCTGGCCATGGCGCGAACGCTGGCTGACGCGGCCGCCGTCGGGGGCCGTTGTGACTTCGTCGAGGGCGACGTTCTGAGCTTCGCACCGGCCGAGGGGTTCGACGCGGTCGTGGCGATGGGCTTCTTCGACTATGTCGAGGCGCAAGAGGAGATGCTGCGCCGACTGGCCGCGCTGTCGCGCGGGCCGATCGTCGCGTCCTTCCCCTGCCTGTGGGCCTGGCGCATTCCGGCGCGCTGGCTGTGGTGGAAGCGCAAGGGCTGGGCGATCACCCTTTCGACCCGCCGCCAAGTCCTCGCCTTGTGCGCCGCTAGCGGCCTCGACGTGGTCGAGCTGAAGCGCGAAGGGCCGCTCTACCTGCTGGTCGCGACGCCCGCCGATGAGGGCTTGCCCACGGCGAATTAG
- the fumC gene encoding class II fumarate hydratase: MTAGGIRTESDSFGEIEVPSDAYWGAQTQRSIENFPFGPRERMPTEIVHALGFVKQAAARVNARDGALDASLGEAIQQAAGEVARGEHDDQFPLVIWQTGSGTQSNMNANEVIAGRANEILTGQRGGKSPVHPNDHVNQAQSSNDSFPTAMHVAAARAVDARLLPALHTILRTLKGQAESWDRIVKIGRTHLQDATPLTLGQEFSGYAWQIESGIARVEAVLPRLHQLAQGGTAVGTGINAPKGFGERFAAEIAQLTRLPFETAPNKFEALAAHDTLVELSGALNVLAVSLSKIANDIRLLGSGPRCGIGELKLPENEPGSSIMPGKVNPTQCESLTMVAAQVMGNHVAITIGGLQGHMELNVFKPLIGANVIRSINLLADGMESFTARCLEGMEPDERRISELMGKSLMLVTALAPEIGYDNAAAIAKHAHKNGLTLKEAGVALGLVDEETFGRVVKPETMLGR; the protein is encoded by the coding sequence ATGACGGCTGGCGGCATCCGTACGGAAAGCGATTCTTTCGGCGAGATCGAGGTCCCGAGCGACGCTTATTGGGGCGCGCAGACCCAGCGATCGATCGAGAATTTCCCGTTCGGCCCTCGCGAGCGGATGCCGACCGAGATCGTCCACGCTTTGGGCTTCGTCAAGCAGGCCGCGGCCCGTGTGAATGCGCGCGACGGAGCACTGGACGCGAGCCTCGGCGAGGCGATCCAGCAGGCCGCCGGCGAGGTCGCTCGCGGCGAGCATGACGACCAGTTCCCGCTGGTCATCTGGCAGACCGGATCCGGCACTCAATCGAACATGAACGCCAACGAGGTGATCGCCGGGCGGGCCAACGAGATCCTGACCGGCCAGCGCGGGGGCAAGTCGCCCGTCCACCCCAACGACCACGTCAACCAGGCGCAATCGTCGAACGACAGCTTCCCGACCGCGATGCACGTCGCCGCGGCGCGGGCGGTCGATGCTCGGCTGCTGCCCGCGCTGCACACGATCCTTCGAACGCTCAAGGGCCAGGCGGAAAGCTGGGACCGGATCGTCAAGATCGGCCGAACCCATTTGCAGGACGCGACTCCGCTGACTCTCGGCCAGGAGTTTTCGGGCTATGCCTGGCAGATCGAATCCGGGATCGCCCGGGTCGAGGCGGTGCTGCCTCGGCTCCACCAGCTCGCCCAGGGCGGGACCGCTGTCGGCACCGGAATCAACGCGCCGAAGGGCTTCGGCGAGCGCTTCGCGGCCGAGATCGCGCAGCTGACCCGCCTCCCGTTCGAGACCGCGCCGAACAAGTTCGAGGCGCTCGCCGCCCACGACACTTTGGTCGAGCTGTCGGGCGCGCTCAACGTGCTCGCCGTCTCGCTTTCCAAGATCGCCAACGACATCCGGCTGCTCGGCTCGGGCCCGCGCTGCGGCATCGGGGAGCTCAAGCTGCCCGAAAACGAGCCGGGAAGTTCGATCATGCCCGGCAAGGTCAATCCGACGCAGTGCGAGAGCCTGACGATGGTGGCCGCGCAGGTGATGGGCAACCATGTCGCGATCACGATCGGCGGCCTCCAGGGCCACATGGAGCTCAACGTCTTCAAGCCGCTGATCGGCGCCAATGTGATCCGCTCGATCAACCTGCTGGCCGACGGAATGGAAAGCTTCACCGCGCGCTGCCTCGAGGGGATGGAGCCGGACGAGCGGCGAATCTCCGAGCTGATGGGCAAGTCGCTGATGCTGGTGACCGCGCTGGCGCCGGAGATCGGCTACGACAATGCCGCGGCGATCGCCAAGCATGCCCACAAGAACGGGCTGACCCTGAAGGAGGCCGGAGTGGCGCTCGGCCTCGTCGACGAGGAGACGTTCGGCCGCGTGGTGAAGCCCGAGACGATGCTCGGGCGCTAG
- a CDS encoding amino acid permease, with amino-acid sequence MATAAPSGFLARILARKSVALVQEETRTSELKRSLGPWNLVFLGIGCIIGAGIFVRTGNAAALHAGPAVLISYAIAGIVCAFAGLCYAELASTLPVSGSAYTYSYATIGEFAAWIMGALLLLEYGLAASVVAVGWSGYMVSLLGDIGIHIPAALTGPAGHHLQQDGVDVLVNGAPVVFVFNLPAFLVCAALAMLLCIGVSESAKFNNAIVAIKVTVLVAFILVGGFIILSNLPHYTPNWDPFIPEPTGRDGEFGWSGILRAASIVFFAYIGFEAVSTAGQEAKDPGKDMPFGIIGSLVACTVIYILVSIVLTMIVPYQSLNVPDPVAVAVDAFGPQWAWFAKTVKVGAIIGLTSVILVLMYGQTRIFYTMARDGLLPKVFARVHPKFRTPWINTLLVGIIVAFAAGFFDINSLGDMTSVGTLAAFAVVCLSVMWLRKTHPEIPRGYRVPLYPVVPILGIASCLWLITTVPGYVLMIFLWYTLAMILLYFVYGMHNSEVHKGRAVAADGDLPIFPEDAPTDASGEPTVRP; translated from the coding sequence ATGGCAACGGCAGCACCCAGCGGCTTTCTTGCGCGAATTCTCGCGCGCAAGAGCGTCGCGTTGGTCCAGGAAGAGACGCGGACGAGTGAGCTCAAGCGGTCGCTCGGCCCGTGGAACCTGGTCTTCCTCGGCATCGGCTGCATCATCGGCGCGGGCATTTTCGTGCGCACCGGCAACGCCGCGGCGCTCCACGCCGGGCCGGCCGTCCTAATCTCCTACGCCATCGCCGGAATCGTCTGCGCCTTCGCCGGCCTGTGCTATGCCGAGCTGGCCTCGACCCTGCCGGTCTCAGGATCGGCCTATACCTACAGCTATGCGACGATCGGCGAGTTCGCCGCGTGGATCATGGGCGCCCTGCTGCTGCTCGAATATGGGCTCGCAGCCTCGGTCGTCGCGGTCGGCTGGTCGGGCTATATGGTGAGCCTGCTGGGCGACATCGGAATCCACATCCCCGCGGCGCTCACCGGGCCCGCGGGCCATCATCTTCAGCAGGACGGCGTCGACGTGCTGGTCAACGGCGCTCCGGTGGTCTTCGTCTTCAACCTGCCCGCCTTTCTGGTCTGCGCCGCGCTCGCCATGCTGCTCTGCATCGGCGTCTCGGAAAGCGCGAAGTTCAACAACGCCATCGTGGCCATCAAGGTCACGGTGCTGGTCGCCTTCATCCTCGTCGGCGGCTTCATCATCCTTTCGAATCTGCCCCATTACACGCCGAACTGGGACCCGTTCATTCCCGAGCCCACCGGCAGGGACGGTGAGTTCGGCTGGAGCGGAATCCTTCGCGCCGCTTCGATCGTCTTCTTCGCCTATATCGGCTTCGAGGCGGTCTCGACGGCCGGCCAGGAGGCCAAGGATCCGGGCAAGGACATGCCGTTCGGGATCATCGGCAGCCTCGTCGCCTGCACCGTCATCTACATCCTGGTGTCGATCGTCCTGACCATGATCGTCCCCTACCAGAGCCTGAACGTGCCCGATCCGGTGGCGGTGGCGGTCGACGCCTTCGGGCCGCAATGGGCGTGGTTCGCCAAGACCGTGAAGGTCGGCGCGATCATCGGCCTGACCTCGGTGATCCTCGTGCTGATGTACGGCCAGACCCGAATCTTCTACACCATGGCCCGCGACGGCCTGCTCCCCAAGGTGTTCGCCCGGGTCCACCCGAAGTTCCGCACGCCCTGGATCAACACCCTGCTGGTCGGGATCATCGTCGCCTTCGCCGCCGGCTTCTTCGACATCAACAGCCTCGGCGACATGACCTCGGTCGGAACGCTCGCCGCCTTCGCGGTCGTCTGCCTTTCGGTCATGTGGCTTCGCAAGACCCATCCGGAAATCCCGCGCGGCTATCGGGTCCCGCTCTATCCGGTGGTTCCGATCCTGGGCATCGCCTCCTGCCTTTGGCTGATCACGACCGTTCCCGGATACGTGCTGATGATCTTCCTGTGGTACACGCTGGCGATGATCCTCCTCTACTTCGTCTACGGGATGCACAATTCCGAAGTGCACAAGGGCCGCGCGGTCGCCGCGGACGGCGATTTGCCGATCTTCCCGGAGGACGCGCCGACCGACGCTTCGGGCGAGCCGACCGTCCGGCCGTAA